One stretch of Ooceraea biroi isolate clonal line C1 chromosome 4, Obir_v5.4, whole genome shotgun sequence DNA includes these proteins:
- the LOC105282994 gene encoding 2-hydroxyacyl-CoA lyase 1 isoform X3, with protein sequence MPVLVLGGSCPEDHEGIGGFQEWPQVEASRPYCKYAARPPSAALVPMHVEKAVRLATYGRPGAVYLDLPATLLTQSVDESKIIKVSPCPSPPLSYPDERLIEQAANLLIKAKRPLVIVGKGAAYGRAEVPARDLVYSTDVPFLPTPMGKGVVPDTDERCVSSARTYALLHSDVVLLLGARLNWMLHFGRPPRFQSNVRVIQIDLCAEELHNSVSSAVAIQADIAPATECLANTLKGRKWRVDRNGPWWKDLAMKAEKNKRSVHRMSLDTSVPLNYYTVFKHIQDVMPSDCIICSEGANTMDIGRTILLNNLPRHRLDAGTFGTMGVGLGFAIAAALYCKDNAPKKRVICVEGDSAFGFSGMEIETMFRYKLPVIIMIINNNGIYNGFDTETFRQIQASGDPTQVTPPFTLTSETHYEKLMEMFGRKGHFCTTVQDIQQALKVSLKVMDSPSLINIMINPQADRKEQQFNWLTESKL encoded by the exons AT GCCTGTGCTCGTGCTGGGAGGATCGTGTCCGGAGGATCATGAGGGAATAGGCGGTTTCCAGGAATGGCCACAAGTCGAGGCGAGCAGACCTTACTGTAAATACGCGGCTAGACCACCGTCAGCCGCGCTTGTACCAATGCACGTCGAAAAGGCCGTGCGACTCGCCACTTACGGCAGACCAG GCGCCGTTTATCTCGACTTACCCGCCACATTGCTGACCCAAAGTGTGGACGAGAGCAAGATAATCAAGGTATCTCCGTGCCCGTCGCCACCCTTATCGTATCCTGATGAGAGATTAATCGAGCAGGCAGCGAATTTACTGATAAAAGCAAAGAGACCGTTAGTGATCGTCGGCAAAG GAGCCGCTTACGGTCGAGCCGAGGTTCCGGCAAGAGACCTTGTCTACTCCACGGATGTGCCGTTCCTGCCGACGCCGATGGGCAAGGGAGTCGTACCAGATACGGACGAGCGTTGCGTCTCCAGTGCGCGCACGTATGCCCTACTGCACTCCGACGTGGTGTTGCTGCTGGGCGCGAGATTAAATTGGATGTTGCACTTTGGACGACCGCCCAGGTTTCAAAGCAATGTCAGAGTAATACAG ATCGATTTATGTGCCGAAGAATTGCACAATTCGGTGTCCTCCGCTGTCGCAATACAGGCTGACATCGCGCCTGCAACGGAATGCTTGGCGAACACGTTGAAGGGTCGAAAGTGGCGTGTCGACCGAAATGGACCCTGGTGGAAGGACCTTGCGATGAAGGCTGAAAAGAACAAGCGATCAGTTCAC AGGATGTCGTTGGACACCAGCGTTCCCCTGAATTATTACACCGTTTTTAAGCACATACAAGATGTAATGCCGAGTG ATTGTATCATCTGTTCGGAGGGAGCCAATACAATGGACATAGGACGGACTATTCTCTTGAACAATCTGCCTCGCCATAGATTGGACGCCGGTACCTTCGGCACCATGGGCGTCGGTCTTGGATTTGCTATTGCGGCCGCCCTTTACTGCAAAGATAACGCGCCAAAGAAGAGAGTGATTTGCGTGGAGGGAGACAGCGCCTTTGGCTTCTCTGGAATGGAGATCGAAACCATGTTTCG ATATAAATTGCCGGTGATTATTAtgatcataaataataacggTATATACAATGGTTTCGACACTGAAACCTTCAGACAGATACAAGCGTCTGGAGATCCTACACAAGT aaCGCCACCATTTACCTTAACGTCAGAAACTCATTATGAAAAGCTGATGGAAATGTTCGGCAGGAAAGGTCACTTTTGCACTACTGTGCAAGACATTCAGCAAGCGTTGAAAGTGTCGCTCAAG GTGATGGATAGTcctagtttaataaatatcatgatCAATCCACAAGCGGATCGTAAGGAACAACAGTTTAATTGGCTGACggaatcaaaattataa
- the LOC105283007 gene encoding uncharacterized protein LOC105283007: protein MSSDKDAEVCIKIRDTLVSITDVISKIEKELDSIDELVKENGQLHTAVDTANKTLAGKARKMGLNVAEIISEGRSADRLELDLVSSITSAAITEKLLHHMDG from the exons ATGTCATCCGACAAAGATGCGGAAGTCTGTATAAAAATCCGAGATACACTGGTCTCCATCACTGATGTCATTTCGAAGAT AGAGAAGGAGCTAGACTCGATCGACGAACTCGTGAAGGAAAACGGACAGTTGCACACAGCTGTCGACACGGCGAATAAGACGTTGGCTGGTAAGGCTCGCAAGATGGGACTGAACGTGGCGGAGATTATTAGCGAAGGCAGGAGCGCAGACAGGTTAGAACTGGACCTAGTAAGTTCGATCACATCCGCGGCGATCACGGAAAAGTTGTTGCACCACATGGATGGTTGA
- the LOC105283016 gene encoding signal recognition particle subunit SRP68, with protein MVAEEKLDVSKENQTQNAVTAKEPKVYSLEILRIIKEAQQQHGLRHGDYQRYRGYCSRRLRRLRKVLKVPQGDRRHFKRRDITPVMISEDKFLQVPLMMAERAWSYAMQLRQESNTELRKKFHLISRLKKAAAYSSQLQDLIESVNCDARTKLEAQAYVAWMNGSLQFELQLWKQAMENLQKAQVVYGNLASALPEIEQIVYKARVEELAPSLRYCAYNIGDTSAMDDLMQMRGQLSGELMASLDSLIAQTREKQATTEEVTWRGKSCGTVPPRAAGLIIADSKLNQALEKAATNQARIDLLEAHLIDCKDALSVVRDHFKNELKNKENDKWSAPQHLINYLQYIRLSRTLERNLALVKAAEESEKAKPQDTVRLYEAALHNLVEISQLQDDAEFLEEQEAKTKSYRAFRCFYMAQSLAILHRWREAMALYQRSLQHLKDALKYDKILPTALKNDLHTLESSVEAAQYAAHAHSVLEDGQEEESGTNKLAKSKKPLHERLHEYREDPALLTKQPNVYKLPPPMHSIPCKPLFFDLAFNMVEFPDLSHKMGDQAKRGQAGLTGFVKGLWGWGNK; from the exons ATGGTGGCTGAAGAAAAGTTGGATGTTTCGAAAGAGAATCAGACGCAGAATGCCGTGACAGCGAAGGAACCCAAAGTGTATTCCTTGGAGA TTTTGAGAATAATCAAGGAGGCGCAGCAACAACATGGATTGAGACACGGTGATTACCAGCGGTACCGCGGTTACTGCTCAAGACGGCTCAGAAGGTTGCGGAAGGTGCTGAAGGTACCACAGGGTGACAGGCGTCACTTCAAGAGGAGAGACATCACCCCGGTTATGATCAGCGAGGACAAGTTCCTGCAGGTGCCCTTGATGATGGCCGAACGCGCTTGGAGTTACGCGATGCAGCTGCGTCAAGAGTCCAACACAGAGCTGAGGAAGAAGTTTCATCTTATATCGAGATTGAAGAAAGCAGCTGCGTACTCCTCACAATTGCAAGACTTGATAGAG AGCGTGAACTGCGACGCGCGCACCAAGCTGGAGGCACAGGCATACGTGGCCTGGATGAACGGCTCGCTACAGTTCGAGTTGCAGCTGTGGAAGCAGGCGATGGAGAACCTGCAGAAGGCGCAGGTGGTCTACGGGAACCTGGCGTCCGCGTTGCCGGAAATAGAGCAGATCGTGTACAAGGCACGCGTCGAGGAGTTGGCGCCCAGTCTCAGGTACTGCGCCTACAACATCGGCGATACCAGTGCGATGGACGATCTTATGCAGATGCGCGGACAATTGAGTGGCGAGCTGATGGCCAGCCTCGACTCTCTGATAGCTCAAACGCGCGAGAAGCAGGCTACCACTGAGGAAGTGACGTGGCGCGGGAAGTCCTGCGGGACCGTACCGCCGAGAGCAGCTGGCTTGATCATCGCAGATTCCAAGTTGAATCAGGCGCTGGAAAAGGCCGCTACTAATCAGGCGAGAATCGATCTGCTGGAGGCGCACTTGATTGACTGCAAGGATGCTCTGTCGGTGGTGCGTGACCACTTCAAGAACGAATTAAAAAACAAGGAGAACGACAAGTGGTCGGCGCCGCAGCATCTGATCAACTATCTGCAGTACATTCGGTTGTCCCGCACATTGGAGCGTAATCTGGCGCTGGTGAAAGCGGCGGAGGAGTCGGAGAAGGCGAAGCCGCAGGACACAGTACGCCTGTACGAGGCGGCGTTGCACAATCTTGTCGAGATCTCGCAGCTACAGGATGACGCGGAATTTTTGGAGGAGCAAGAGGCGAAGACCAAGAGTTACCGAGCGTTCAGATGTTTCTACATGGCCCAGTCATTGGCGATTCTGCACCGTTGGCGCGAAGCTATGGCTTTGTACCAGAGATCGCTGCAGCACCTTAAGGATGCGCTCAAGTACGACAAGATCCTTCCCACTGCGTTGAAGAATGACCTGCACACTCTGGAGAGCAGCGTGGAGGCTGCGCAATACGCCGCCCATGCTCACAGCGTTCTCGAGGATGGCCAGGAGGAGGAGAGCGGCACCAACAAGCTCGCCAAGAGCAAAAAACCGCTGCACGAACGTTTGCACGAGTACAGGGAGGATCCCGCGCTTCTCACGAAGCAGCCGAACGTCTACAAATTGCCGCCACCAATGCATAGCATTCCCTGCAAGCCCCTTTTCTTCGATCTGGCGTTCAACATGGTCGAGTTCCCCGATCTGTCGCACAAAATGGGTGACCAGGCCAAGAGAGGCCAAGCTGGTCTCACCGGCTTCGTCAAGGGTCTCTGGGGTTGGGGCAATAAGTAA
- the LOC105282832 gene encoding cytosolic Fe-S cluster assembly factor NUBP2 homolog, which produces MLEGVKHVLLVLSGKGGVGKSTISTQLALALKESGFRVGILDVDLCGPSVPYLLNLEGEDVHQSSEGWIPVFADPEQKLAVMSIGFLLKNQNDSVVWRGPKKTGMIKQFLTDVVWQDIDYLIIDTPPGTSDEHITVMENLRNVNCDGAIIVTTPQAVAVDDVLREVTFCRKTGIPIIGIVENMSGFVCPSCTECTNIFSSGGGIVLSEMVKVPFLAKVPIDPQIGKLADKGQSVLVTLPDSQVAQVFRKLVEQLTKSKEA; this is translated from the exons ATGCTGGAAGGTGTGAAACACGTACTCTTAGTGCTCTCGGGAAAAGGCGGCGTTGGCAAATCGACGATCAGCACTCAACTAGCTCTTGCTTTGAAGGAATCGGGCTTTCGT GTCGGAATTTTAGATGTTGACCTCTGTGGCCCCAGCGTACCTTACTTGCTAAACTTGGAAGGGGAAGATGTTCACCAATCCTCCGAGGG ATGGATACCAGTGTTTGCCGATCCAGAGCAGAAATTGGCCGTCATGTCGATTGGTTTCCTCTTGAAGAATCAAAACGATAGTGTAGTCTGGCGTGGTCCCAAGAAGACCGGCATGATCAAGCAATTTCTGACGGATGTGGTTTGGCAGGACATTGATTATCTGATCATCGACACACCACCTGGTACCTCCGATGAGCACATCACAGTTATGGAAAACCTAAG AAACGTGAATTGCGACGGTGCAATTATAGTAACCACTCCGCAGGCGGTTGCAGTGGACGACGTTCTGCGAGAGGTGACGTTTTGTAGGAAAACAGGAATTCCCATAATCGGCATCGTGGAAAACATGAGTGGCTTCGTTTGTCCCTCATGCACA GAATGCACCAACATATTCTCTTCGGGAGGAGGGATAGTCCTCTCCGAGATGGTGAAGGTTCCGTTTCTAGCAAAAGTACCCATAGACCCACAAATTGGTAAATTAGCAGACAAGGGACAAAGCGTCCTCGTAACGTTGCCCGACAGTCAAGTCGCACAAGTATTCAGGAAACTAGTCGAACAGCTCACCAAGAGCAAGGAAGCTTAA
- the LOC105282800 gene encoding serine/threonine-protein kinase/endoribonuclease IRE1 yields MQRWMTSQQVVLAILGMLAFASGQQVVNNRNTELVAEQDDAFLLLSTLGGSLVAVGQRSGKIRWQLDDEPIVKVPINLSETKMPMFLPGPRDGSLYLFGRDPEALKRLPYTIPQLVANSPCRSSDGILYTGRKVDTWFSIDPTTGKREQLLSFNDAKNTCPLDVQNTIFVGRTEYNIIMVDSKHKDRKWNVTFYDYSAEQMESDMIDNYDLAHFTASSTGRVVTLDRRGGRVLWDLNLKSPVIAMYIVTKDGLLTIPFKSIADSLLETFVTELTDEADLYSKWFPTLYIGQHRYGLYALPSYVESESTTISSSEEHLLLGGPSHVDVDDNNILLLENHGFVGTDVTEARDDCKVKNIIMLGHYKVPMEYKQYQPLHQPLQITGRSDPIILDTPTLNVTETTLVAMQADDIVSNDTVQSESKRSWQKFISKTYSASKIWIDQQENKDLKFTVIFICIVIVYYLFQASRKNSRVNSPRTYSPIAEPEDIDTDLVKVGKITFDAQEVLGKGCDGTFVYKGEFDGRDVAVKRLMKESFTLADREVALLRESDEHANVVRYFCTEQDRTFKYIALELAEATLQDYVTGKYDREKISVKDILHQATAGLAHLHSLDIVHRDIKPHNVLLSVPGPQRAVRAMISDFGLCKKLQLDRVSFSFSKGSGPIGTDGWIAPEIMNKERTTCAVDIFSLGCVFYYVLTNGKHPFGDSIWKQQNIQNNENVDLSALQELSPIDRELALLLVKAMISRIPEERPPASAISTYPIFWYPRKIMNFFQDVSDRVETDQYDSPAVIALETSGECVVQDDWKSCIDEEVATDMGKYRSYHGESVRDLLRALRNKKHHYRELSEEAQKKLGSVPDDFAKYWLTKFPCLLCHVWCAMQRFHDEPSLEKYYYPQYTFTSIYKGEEGTVRIERIMKDKSVSNKSAKRVKYYQNKKKKEKKQEEQEEKKVSPMWILAPK; encoded by the exons ATGCAGAGGTGGATGACAAGTCAGCAAGTAGTGCTTGCTATCCTGGGGATGCTTGCGTTTGCCTCAGGACAGCAGGTGGTAAAT AATCGTAATACCGAATTGGTAGCGGAACAAGATGATGCTTTCTTATTACTTTCCACTCTTGGAGGATCGCTTGTAGCTGTTGGACAGCGATCTGGGAAAATACGATGGCAACTAGATGACG AACCAATAGTTAAAGTGCCTATCAACCTGTCGGAAACTAAAAT GCCAATGTTTCTGCCAGGCCCTAGAGATGGTTCTCTTTATCTGTTTGGTAGAGATCCCGAGGCATTAAAACGACTGCCATACACCATACCACAGCTGGTGGCGAACAGTCCTTGCAGAAGCAGCGATGGCATATTGTATACTGGGAGAAAGGTCGATACCTGGTTCAGCATTGACCCAACGACTGGCAAGAGGGAACAGCTTCTGAGTTTTAATGACGCGAAAAACACCTGTCCCTTAGACGTGCAAAATACCATTTTTGTTGGTCGCACAGAGTACAACATTATCATGGTTGATAGTAAGCATAAAGACAGAAAGTGGAACGTGACGTTCTATGATTATTCTGCTGAACAGATGGAGTCTGACATGATAGACAATTATG ACCTGGCACACTTCACCGCAAGTTCCACTGGCCGTGTAGTAACGCTAGACAGGAGAGGAGGCCGAGTTCTTTGGGACTTAAACCTGAAAAGTCCAGTGATAGCAATGTACATTGTAACCAAAGACGGATTATTGACGATTCCTTTCAAGAGTATCGCTGACTCGTTGTTGGAAACGTTCGTAACCGAGCTGACGGATGAAGCTGATCTCTACTCCAAGTGGTT CCCAACTTTGTATATTGGACAGCATCGGTACGGCCTCTATGCGTTGCCGTCATACGTCGAGTCGGAGTCAACGACAATATCGAGCAGCGAAGAGCATTTATTGCTTGGCGGGCCGTCGCATGTAGATGTAGATGATAATAACATTCTGTTGTTAGAGAACCACGGTTTCGTTGGTACGGACGTAACCGAAGCGCGGGATGACtgcaaagtaaaaaatatcattatgtTAG GACATTACAAAGTACCGATGGAGTATAAGCAGTATCAGCCGCTGCATCAGCCTCTTCAAATAACTGGACGATCTGACCCAATAATTCTGGACACTCCGACGTTGAATGTCACCGAGACCACGTTGGTCGCTATGCAGGCGGACGATATCGTGTCAAACGATACCGTGCAATCAGAAAGCAAACGCAGTTGGCAGAAGTTTATATCGAAGACTTATAGCGCGAGCAAGATATGGATCGATCAACAGGAAAATAAAGACCTAAAGTTCACGGTCATATTTATATGCATTGTGATAGTTTACTATCTGTTTCAG GCCTCGCGCAAGAATAGTCGCGTGAATTCTCCTCGCACATATTCTCCGATTGCTGAACCAGAAGACATCGATACAGACTTAGTTAAAGTGGGGAAAATTACATTTGACGCGCAAGAGGTTCTCGGCAAAGGATGCGACGGAACATTTGTGTACAA AGGAGAATTCGATGGACGTGACGTGGCTGTGAAACGTTTGATGAAGGAATCTTTTACACTCGCGGATCGAGAAGTTGCCTTGTTGAGGGAATCAGACGAGCACGCGAATGTAGTTAGATACTTTTGTACTGAGCAAGATCGCACGTTCAAGTACATTGCTCTGGAGCTGGCGGAAGCCACGTTGCAAGATTACGTGACGGGCAAGTACGACAGAGAAAAGATATCTGTGAAAGATATTTTGCATCAAGCCACGGCCGGTCTGGCGCATCTACATTCCTTAGATATCG TACACAGGGACATTAAGCCTCACAATGTCTTGCTCTCCGTTCCTGGACCGCAAAGAGCAGTACGCGCAATGATCTCGGATTTTGGATTATGCAAAAAGCTCCAGCTCGATCGGGTATCGTTTTCCTTTTCGAAGGGATCCGGTCCTATCGGTACCGACGGCTGGATAGCGCcggaaataatgaataaagaaagaacGACCTGCGCAGTCGATATCTTCTCGCTTGGCTGTGTTTTCTATTATGTCCTCACCAATGGCAAGCATCCCTTCGGCGATTCGATATGGAAGCAACAAAATATCCAAA ATAACGAAAATGTCGATCTATCAGCACTTCAAGAACTCTCCCCGATTGATAGAGAATTAGCATTGTTGCTTGTTAAGGCAATGATATCTAGGATTCCAGAAGAAAGGCCACCAGCCTCGGCGATCTCTACCTATCCAATTTTCTGGTATCCACGAAAGATTATGAACTTCTTCCAA GACGTCAGCGATCGAGTGGAAACAGATCAGTACGATAGTCCAGCTGTAATAGCTTTAGAAACTTCTGGTGAATGTGTAGTACAAGACGATTGGAAGTCGTGCATTGATGAAGAAGTTGCGACTGATATGGGCAAGTACAGGTCCTATCACGGTGAGAGCGTGAGAGACCTACTCAGGGCTTTACGAAACAAG AAACATCACTACAGAGAATTAAGTGAGGAGGCACAAAAGAAACTCGGCAGTGTTCCTGACGACTTTGCGAAGTATTGGTTGACGAAATTCCCGTGCTTATTGTGCCACGTATGGTGCGCGATGCAGCGTTTCCACGATGAGCCGAGCTTGGAAAAATACTACTATCCGCAATACACTTTTACGAGCATTTACAAGGGAGAAGAAGGAACCGTGCGGATAGAGCGAATAATGAAAGATAAGTCAGTATCGAATAAAAGTGCTAAACGAGTAAAGTATTatcagaataaaaagaaaaaggaaaaaaaacaggaagaacaggaagaaaagaaagtatcCCCGATGTGGATATTGGCGCCGAAGTAA